From Corvus cornix cornix isolate S_Up_H32 chromosome 1A, ASM73873v5, whole genome shotgun sequence, a single genomic window includes:
- the ATP5F1C gene encoding ATP synthase subunit gamma, mitochondrial yields the protein MFARGAAVALVQPQWGQVRNMATLKDITRRLKSIKNIQKITKSMKMVSAAKYARAERELKPARVYGIGALSLYEKAEIKAPEDKKKHLLIGVSSDRGLCGAIHTSIAKTLKNEITNLSNAGKEVMVVGVGDKIRGLLQRTHGNYFLLTFKEVGRRPPSFGDASVIALELLNSGYEFDEGSVIYNRFRSVISYKTDEKPIFSFETVAGSESLSIYDDIDADVLRNYQEFTLANILYYSLKESTTSEQSARMTAMDNASKNASEMIDKLTLTFNRTRQAVITKELIEIISGAAALD from the exons ATGTTCGCCCGGGGCGCCGCGGTCGCGCTGGTCCAGCCGCAATG GGGCCAAGTCAGGAATATGGCAACGCTAAAAGACA TCACCAGGCGTTTGAAGTCCATCAAGAACATCCAGAAGATCACCAAGTCCATGAAGATGGTTTCTGCAGCCAAATACGCAAGAGCTGAGAGGGAACTGAAGCCTGCGAGGGTCTATGGAATAGGGGCTCTGT ctctctatgagaaagcagaaataaaggcaCCTGAGGACAAGAAGAAACACCTCCTTATTGGTGTGTCCTCTGACCGAGGCCTGTGTGGTGCTATCCATACGTCCATTGCTAAAACCTTGAAGAATGAGATTACTAACCTCTCAAATGCAGGGAAAGAGGTTATGGTGGTTGGAGTGGGTGACAAGATCAGAGGCCTGCTTCAGAG GACACATGGCAACTATTTCCTGCTGACATTCAAAGAGGTAGGACGGAGACCTCCGAGCTTTGGAGATGCTTCAGTCATTGCTTTAGAGCTGTTAAACTCTGGCTATGAATTTGATGAAGGTTCTGTCATCTACAATCGTTTCAG GTCTGTCATCTCTTACAAGACCGATGAAAAGCCAATCTTCTCCTTTGAAACTGTGGCTGGCTCTG AAAGCCTAAGTATCTATGATGATATTGATGCTGATGTGCTGAGAAACTACCAGGAGTTCACACTAGCAAACATTCTGTACTACTCCCTGAAAGAATCCACCACCAGCGAGCAGAGCGCCAGGATGACTGCCATGGACAATGCCAGCAAGAATGCTT CCGAGATGATTGACAAGTTGACCTTGACATTCAACCGCACCCGTCAAGCCGTCATCACCAAGGAGCTTATTGAGATCatctctggtgctgctgctct GGATTAA